From Chaetodon trifascialis isolate fChaTrf1 chromosome 24, fChaTrf1.hap1, whole genome shotgun sequence:
AACTGACCTTTCTGCCTGTGAGAGATCTTCAGCTGTGGGAAACTGTGCACCAACTTTGGTCCTGAAAGTGCTGAATTTAGCACTCCCCTTTTGGCTGCTTGAGTGGGTGCCGCTGTGGCCGAAGGAAAGTTCCTTACGTCTTTGGTTTGAGGTACCATGCCACTGCTTTGAGGAGCTTCATCCACTCAAGACTGAAATCAGCTGGTCTGTGGGAGCCTTGGTGTTTTTCAGCACTGTTGTGACTACAGCAGTGTTTTTCCTGACCTCTGGATCATCTTTTCAGGCCAGGTGCAGCTCTTTCCTTTGCATTTTGTCCATCCTCACAAGCAGTGCTGCATCCGTCAGCTCCAGTCCTGGTCTTGTGATGTCCTTCAAAGGAAGAACTCTGGACTTTCTGAGGGCAAAAGCAACATGCACAACATCATCAGTGTTGATGGTGGACATGCAAACTGTAGGAGGTCCAACTCACTGCTCACCAGGTTATGGAGGTGGTTGAGTATTGAGGGCACTCTGGGATGCACGTTCTTCAGGGCCAGAACCACACAGGAATTTTTCCACAGGGCTggaactctctccagactgaggctcatgctgatgatgctgatcTGCAGTCTCTGAGCAGTCTGAAGATGATGCCATTAGGGCCTGTAGCCTTTCTCGCCCTCATCTCCCTGAACTTCTTCCTCACCAGATCTGTGGTTATTTCAGGTGGTGGCTCCTGCTGAgtgaggtggggggaggggtATGTAGTCTCTGATGTGGAGTGGAGGGGGGTTAAGTGGTGTCAagagggtgctgctggtgtcagggagaaggtggagaagtAACAATGACAGGTCTGGGTCTGGTGGTTGGGGGAGGGAACAGGGATGGGATCAAATCTATTGAAAAACTGGTTCAGTTCATTTTCCCATTCCCTATCTCCAAATTCTGGGCCCCTCCCACTGTCGCTGCTGTGACCTGAgctggttttcaggcctctccaaaCCTCTCTGGCATTGCGCTAATGGTGGCATtgctccagcctcctcctgtgGCTGTCATTGCCTCTCCTGATCTCCCTTTTCAGCGCATTTTTGTCCCCAgatttgagaaaaatgtttcttttcattcacaAGGCTTTCAATTTCAGGAACATCAAGAGTTTGCGATGTCGGAAACACCGTACCTTCCTGGTAGCCACCCAATGTAGTTTTAAATAGTtcagaaaagagtaaaaagcatATCACGAGTCTCACCTGTACATCCATAACCAAAACCCAATGAAACTGGATTAATGAAAGACAAGTTGAAAAAaatctggatgaaaaaaaatctgctcatCAAATGAACTGACATtagagaagcagaaaagaagaaatgtgtcAAAGATTTTATTACAAACAGTAACTTGACCTGACCTGAGAGtttccagtgcacagtgtggactctccagtccagcagacaacAGCTTCattcctgaatcctgcaggttgttgttactcaggtccagctctctcagactggaggactgggatctgaggactgaggacagagcttcacagcttctctctgagaggttGCAGCCACTCAGTCTgaagagacacaggaaggaagcaaaCAGTCAGTTAGATATCAGAGTATTTATTGATGAAGAAACTTCACTATCTCTGTACTCACAGAGCTTTGTTGGAGGCTTTAaccactggcagcagcctcagaagaGCCTTCTCTGAAGCAGAGAatttcttcaggtcaaacacATCCAGATCTTTTTCTGACGACAGTAAGATGAAGCCcagagctgaccactgagcaggagacagttcATCTGTGGAGAGACTTCCTGAACTCAGAGACTGTCGGATCTGATCCACCAGAGAACgataattcagttcattcagacagtggaacagattgatgcttttctctgcagagggagtctcttcaatcttcttcttgatgtaTTTGACTGTTACCTGATTGGTCTgtgagccacttcctgtctgtgtcagcaggcCTCGTAGGAGAGTCTGATTGGTCTGCAGAGAAAGACCCAGGAGGAATCGGAGGAACAAGTCCAGGTGTCCATTTGGACTCTGTAAGGCCTTGTCCACTGCACTCTGGTGGAGATGTGTTAGTTCAgggtctctgtctctgaagacTTTAGACCACCAGgaggttgtttgtttttctgacagcagattgactccagacttgatgaaggtcagatggacatgaagagcagccagaaactcctgaacaCTCAGATGGACGAAGCAGAACACCTTGTCCTGgtacagtcctctctcctctttgaagatctgtgtgaacactcctgagtacactgaggctgctctgatatcgatgccacactctgtcaggtctgattggtagaagatcaggtttcctttctgcagctgctcaaaagccagttttcccagagacacaatcatcttcctgctctctggagTCCAGTGAGGAtctgactcagctcctccatcatactTGATGGTCTTCActttggactgaaccaccaggaagtggatgtacatctgagtcagggtcttgggcagctgcccttcctctctggtcttcatcacatcctccaaaactgtagcagtgatccagcagaagaccgggatgtggcacatgatgtggaggcttcGTGATGTCTTGATGTGGGAGATGATTCTTCtggcctgctcctcatctctgaacctcttcctgaagtactcctccttctgttcatcagtgaaccctctgacctctgtcaccaTGTCAACACACTCAGGAgagatctgattggctgctgcaggtcgtgtggttatccagaggtgagcagagggaagcagtttcctcctgatgaggtttgtcagcagcacatccactgaggtggacttTGTAGCATCAGTCAGGATCTCATTGTTGGTGAAGTCCAGAGGAAGTCGACTCTCATCCAGACCATCAAGGATGAACAAAACCCTGAActcttcaaacctgcagattcctgcttctttggtttcaggaaagaagtgatgaacaagttccaccaagctgaaccttttctctctcagcacattcagctctctgaaagtgAATGGAAAGATGAACTGTATGTCCTGGTGGGCTTTGTCTTCagcccagtccagagtgaacttcTGTGTTAAGACCGTCTTCCCAATGCCAGCCACTccctttgtcatcactgttctgattggttcatcTCGTCCAGGTGAGGCTTTAAATATGTCTTCTTGTCTGATTGTGGTTTCTGGTCCGTGTGGTTTCCTGGATGCTGTTTcaatctgtctgacctcatgttcatcattgacctgtccagtccctccctctgtgatgaagagctctgtgTAGATCTGATTCAGGAGGGTCCGCTTTCCTGCTTTAGCGATCCCCTCAAACACACGCTGGAACTTCTCCTTCAGGTTACATTTAAGTTTAcgctgacaaactgcagcaagATGTCCTGAATGAAtacacaacaaataaatcaataagtGATTGATAAAGTTCAGATGAGAATTTAATGTCCTTGTCTGAACATATTTTGGTCCATCTGTTGGACCTCAGTGAATGTTCATTGATGCAGCAGTTAAACCTTTAGAGAAAtcctcttactgctctgcagacgctcagccagctcctcctccttcatcctcctcaggaagtgcagcgtgatCTTCACaaatgcctctctgctgctcctcctctgctctgcatcctcatcctcatcctccccctgaCTCTCTAAGCATTCTGGGTAATCTGAGCTCAGAACTGTCttgatcttcttcagctcgttcctcacaaaagagacaatgttctcctccagcagctggaacagaagatgatatgaatgacacaaagtgaaatcatggaagcaaacatcagatccatgttggacagactgacGGTCCGCTGGTCTAAGAAGTGCAGCATGGATATTATTGTGGACAGAAcagatgtgaaagcagctgttgtacaTGTACAGACCAGAAATATGGAGTCCAGGtgagtctgatgctgctgggcagattgaccactgggaacctctgagctctcctggtggactctgtggaggaatCATGAAGAATTAGCTCACATCATGTCtgtccacacagagacaaacaccagctgaagGTTTTAAAAAAGCTGGAACGTTCTTCTCTGGACGACAtgaaggaaacagctgcagctgttgctcaTACAACTTGTTCtggctctttcttttattcttggacaacatttattttttctcgTCCACTTGTTGGACACACAACACATCTTTagctttgtctcctctctgagctcctgcagccttTAGTTACCCATAACACCCTTCTCTGCATCAGACGTCTTCACAGAGGCACAACTCCAGCCTGATGTGAGGCGCCATGATGCCGCCGTCAGTGTTGTTCTTGACTTTGTGaatccatcagcagcatcagtcacaaacagactgtgtgtttcctcacactctctgtgttgcttcactctgtgtttcacagcagctgatttcagtccagctgttatcactgacatgtttgtgtttgtgtcgtcacatgactgaaaagcacaacatgttGATTTGATGGAGGAACTCAGTGGAATCAGGGTTAGCCTTCGTTAGCATCTGTTAGCCTCAATCAAGTCACTGTTTCATACTAATGCAGTCATCAGTCAGaacgtgtgtgtggaggaaataTTCAACTGGAGTCAAGAGTTGaagactggttatactgggcagcttccacATGTGAGAATAGAAACGAATGAGAAGAAGAACGATGCTGAAAATAAAGGTCAAATTGTCCAACAGGATTTTAACACtgagaacaacttactgtctgtcagagacatgttgctgtttaaaagaAATGGGGAGATCCATTGACCGGTCGCTCTtaaaggacacacagctgggttcagGTCCAGCAGAGGGTTTTCTGCCATCgatcctgtcagacacacaggaagaccaccattatcctcagctttcagtgtccacatgtggacatgttaGTGCTGTTTagggacagactggacaaaTGTCCTTTAACACTAATCTAGCTCtaaccttcatcatcattctAGGACAGCATGGACATTAGAAGAACaactggtcagactggatttaatgatcacaaacatcagcagtggacaacatgaggaggacagatggacaTTTCACGTCAAATTGTCCAACACGAGTTTAATACAGAGAACAACTTACAGTCTttcagagacatgttgctgtttaaaagaAATGGGGAGATCCTTTGACCGGTCactcctgaaggacacacagctgggtccaggtccaggtccagcagagtctggtgggtcctgctgctctggccttcaacacaacacacagagaaCTTTGAGTGTGAATAATAATGTGGACAGGTTTGAGTGCTCTGAGTTGGAGACGAGTCCTGGACAGTCAGAGATCCTCGTCTCACCTCTGAACTCCGGTCTGGACGTCATCGTCCGCACAAAGACTGGTTTTAGAAGGAcggactccctcctctctgtcctcacaccgattcatgctgctgaactcacatcagctcacacacactttgatctggagaggaaacacaaatcattcatgtgcacatcagctgaaatcatcctTTCATGGTTTCTCCTGTCCAAatatcagctgctcctcctctgattggctgttatctGGTCTCTcacatcagtgtcagctgaatgcAGTGTGAGGCCAAGCTGCTGTACTTCTATCagtccactagatggcgccatgaagctgcagtgaagtgaacacacacttgatgcctagttacttttcaccactgagagatcctttcaaaataaaagcctgtctcAATCAAGCCCTCTCAGGTCATATTAAAAGAGGAATCTTTGATTTGATTCTTGATCACATTGAaacacaaagtgagaaaaagcagCGACACTCGTTGCtgttggaggagagttcagaGCTCTGACAGCTCATTTAGTGACACAGTTAGATTGAactgagaaataaaagctttcagctcctcacagcctctgaatactccttcctgctgtctccaCATCAACTATTGAGGATCAACttgctctgcttctgctcttatTCCAGCGTTTACactcacaaacatccacacaacaTGGCCGATGTTTTTAACGGAGCTGCTTTCACCTCCTTCGTCCAGAGTTCACAGTTAAACTCAGAGTTTGGAGAAACGATGGACGGAGCTGCAGATCGATGCCGTTTTGCTAAGCTAATGACAGCTTGAgtgaaaaacacctgaaacgAGTTACTTTACCTTCAGCTGGAgcttcagaggaaaaaacaaactgcgACACACCGAAGTCAGGAAGTGAAAGTAAACTTTGAACACTCGTCCAACCGGAGAAACCAGTTTACACCAACAAAAGTGGTCAAACTGGTCGACCAGCCTGAGCTTGCAGGTCTGTTTGAAGCTGCTTCGTTGGTTCGGGACACTGCAGCTGGAAAGACAGCTGGTCTGGTTGGTTCTGATGATGATTGCAGTCAGACAACATGACAGAGTCGGTCAGTGGGTCATTTTAGCTGTTTAGCAGCAAAAGGAACGACGCTGCAGACGTCAGATGGAGTCAATGGACTTCATGATATGAACCAAAGATGAACAAAGCAATGAACAGCTGTCACAGACCCTCTGCTCTTCGACTGCTGAGACCGTCTGTGAGCTTCTCTTTTCAGATTTGAgtattttttcattatcattcaGGACAGCTGACCATGTCTAAACATTCCAAGCTGTAAATCAAGCATGTCTGCAGGAGACGCTTCATTCCTGAATCCAAGCAGTCGTTCAGTGTTggtcactgcatgaaaagtcacatttccgtcaatttccgtcactgtaaattgccgtggaagttctccctcagccactgtgaccatgaggtgttaaaatacaaatgtaaatgctgcagagctatacaaatgcaaattgggattttgtgtttgtgtgtgtgtgtgtgtgtgtgtgtgtgtgtgtgtgtgtgtgttctgtgcctacagaatacaaagatttttttttttcatgaggatttaaaagtgtgtttaaataattttataggttacatacaggataagtgtcctgactctcaaaggcctttaattttccacttaaattgcttaaattgtgaaaattaaagcacctacagttcttggacaccggtcacaatttttcacattttgccaccacaacaccagatgaacaatgcttgtgtgattagcttgcaaaattccagcagggtcagtctgctgatgattctttaagtaggaataaaaagggaatacaccaaagtaacttttcttttttttattttcgatgatgtcactttagaaaatcaattttgaaaatcaaagtacctaacaaaatcacagcatgtttttcatttacgcaacaaaaatggtctcgcgagaaattccgagagcgcgacctcaCATATGATTAGAcacctcctctgacgcaatgacgtcggcagaaaacgacctcggcatGTCTGTGAATGCGActcgagcttggattacaacagttacgtttcgggtcctgctaaattttaactctgttcatgcaatggctggacgtcatcttcagttcatcccagaaggcactcctctgcgacgagtggacggcctggctgcggagcgaccatatccagaaagtccaaacaatttagagaagaaactgctgagcgtcttcagtggattgtctcggctgctaacaCAGCTGATGGCGCAGTTGGCAAGGAGAATGACggtgataaaagccagactgctcgctctggaggagcagccccgaccgaactgcagctgcggagacgaagagacgggtgcgtaagttacgtaagtaacgttagcatttagtaccacattgtgcagtttttagggcgccaaacctttattattcttattgcaccacgttccgaacgtttggtaattgttcacgttacatttaacattacaatgtattttgtattttaaaggaaaaggtgcgacgtctgcacaatagtgacggacacgacaggcgatatgaacctgagcaggggtaagttaataaaatacgcaggaaatattctgcagaatataagtaaacgtaaacgttgcatgatctgtttgtactttttgcgttttacagactaaactcgccccacaacgaaacggtgacgtcatatttgatggcaaCTTTAACTGAGAGTCCAGAtatggatggtgtggacagcagtcttttaaaccctttctgttgtttcttgttgttgtttttactgaagcctgtcttaattatttcaaaccaatatatattttcttctagcggcctgtaagacatattatgagatggtgtggaggagcttcaggtatgcccatccagctctttcagttcaggcagcagctgtgaagatttcagctcgcagcagacagagaaggaagcaggtaagagtcccatgaatgccgctttattttcacaacaatgtaaaaatgggctgaattttttttattagctgcattgtttttgacaaatatgctcacatatgttatcatgtgttattgtttcttagcagtactaatattatatcaatacctgtatttacagctgctggaagcaagaaggagtgtcctagctctccaaactctgccagacactgcaagagcggctggagagcgacccaaagtatgtggcgacacaccgcaagaggcttcacatggagtccccttcaaagcgacaggcgccacctcagtatgacccagaggcagcaaagaagcatttccaaaggccttagactctttttcatgtaccatggacgagcggcatggcccaacccagagactcttatcagtgaacccctctgcacatttccttgcttttttcccccagtagtcactgattttacttggttgatccttgttaatgtgtgtgtcacgatttcattaaagactttttttcaaaatgtttctgtcaactgtgttctttgtgttctactgtgtggtagtgtagaagctggatcgccaaataaatcaatgaatcatcaatcaaataaaatatatatatatcatttatattttatatatatatatatataaatataataacaatttttaacatattaatttattatatagtatttaatatgtatttattattattattattattattattattatttgtggcgcacagatgaccaatagcagcagagttgtcatccaatcacatgatcactcactcatgtgattggagttgctatccaatcacatgatggtttccttttaaaatgcctgtggaatcatccaatggttgtttgtgaagtcagcaggccagccgGAGTAGATCAACGTaggtagcattcatgtgctaattagagctatttgcaccttcgcgaaggcgcaattaaccacgccccccaccgacagatggttcgtttccaaCAATTTTTGGAGCCcgcgaagttccccgtaaacttgccgtaaatcgccgaaaatctACGAAATTCGcagggatttacgggtcgaaaatgtggtttttcatgcagtgtcagCAGATTTCCATTATCATTGAGTAGCTGGGTAACTAAAACGATGTTATTATTAAAccaggaattaaaaaataaagagttgTTTTTATAATTGATATGTTGATTATTCCAAATGAAGCATCTGTGAGGCGAGAAATTGTGTTTATAGATTAAGGACCATGCCAACAGCATTTGCTTGTGAAAGTTTGATAGAGTTATGGGaagtttttctattttagaaTTACATAATAGCACATATTCAAGGCCTCCaatggcagaaaaaatatatttgggtATAAAGTTCCAAGTGGATGTAGGATTATGTAAAAACTGCGTTATCCAGTTAACTTTAAAGGTATTGTTGAGGGTAGTAAAGTCAAGAAAGCTTAGACCACCAGAATCATAGGTGTTCataacaacagattttttcaCACAATGCGTCTTGTTCTTCCGTATCAAATTAAATAATAGCTTATCAATGGCACTGCAGATCTGTTTTTCGACTGCCAGGGGAGTAGCGGCGTAAGTAAGACGAGACAACCCCTCTGCCTTTGTTAATAAAACTCTGCCTTTCAAAGACAAATCTCTTTGAAGCCATTGGTCCACTTTTTTCCTCGTCTTGTCTATAATCATATTCAAATTTTCAGAACATCTGCCTGTCTGATTTTTAACAATGGTAATTCCAAGGTAagtgagtttgtttttaataggaATATTGTAGATTGTGGAGTCATCGCAGTCTTTGAGAGGAAACAGCTCACATTTCTTCAGGTTTAAACAAAGTCCAGAAGCTGCAGGGAATAAATCTATTATATGGATAGCAAGGGCTGCACTGTGGCGCAGCAtgtagtgcgtgtgcctcacagcaagaaggtcgcaggttcgattcgggaacttctgtgtgaagtttgcatgttcttcccgtgcatgcgtgggttctctccgggcactccggcttcctcccacagaccaaaaacatgctcattaggttgattggtgactctaaattgcccctaggtgtgagtgtgagtgtgaatggtgtgtgtatgtgccctgcgatcggctggcgaccggtccagggtgtaacccacctctcgcccgttgacagccgagataggctccggcccccccacgaccccgaaagggataagcggcatagaaaatggatggatggatgcagtGGCGAACTTAGCCATTTGGGGGCTCCAGGCAAACAGTCATTTGGGGGCCCCTGCATCTACCAGTCTAATTTACCTTATATGTATATTCCATGGACATTGCAAACTCTCATACTGTCTTAAAGCCTAAAATGTAGTTTTCCTGGTCTTCTTCACCCCCTGACTAATGCATGTTTCACTGACAAGATAATCTTGACTCTTCAAGTCTGAACAAAGATGTGACCTTTGTTATACAATATTAGTAAAGACTTGACAATTGTTATTCCAGGatgaataaagatttatttaaaaaaagaataaaatatgttgaaagACAGGGTTAGGGAAAGGGCCTTGTGGTCAATCTTGTGTCACCTGCAAAGTGAGAATAGCATACAAAACAATTAGATCAGTTATGAGACATTATGACACAGTGACTGTTAACCTAATATGTCATTATTTACATTAGGTTTCCGGTAGGTCACAGCAGTGGGGTGGACCGGCCAATGAtgtttattttggatcacctgcaaaaagaaaatagtGTACAAAACATTAAGGTCAATTATGGTCACACATACTGCACTGACTGTTAATCATCATTTACCTCTTcagcttttctcctcctccctctctgtttgtcctcatttcTCTGagattttctcctcctccctctctgtttgtcctcgTCTCTgagtttttctcctcctccctctctgtgtgtcctcgTCTCTGagtctttctccttctttctctgtttgtcctcgTCTCTGagtttttctccttctctctctcagtttgtcttcatctctgaatttttctccttctctctctcagtttgtcttcatctctctgagtctttctccttctttctctgtttgtcctcatctctctgagctcttctccttctccctctcagattctctctctctctgttagtttgaaagttgtttgttttcctttgttgtgttctgttttgttttgtagtaGTTATGCATGGTTCAAGTGTTGGGTTGTGTTGAATTGTGTAGTGGTGACTTTTTATGTGACTAAATGGTTGGTTAAACTCAAactcaactctctctctctctc
This genomic window contains:
- the LOC139352065 gene encoding NLR family CARD domain-containing protein 3-like, with product MDLPISFKQQHVSDRQVHQESSEVPSGQSAQQHQTHLDSIFLLLEENIVSFVRNELKKIKTVLSSDYPECLESQGEDEDEDAEQRRSSREAFVKITLHFLRRMKEEELAERLQSRHLAAVCQRKLKCNLKEKFQRVFEGIAKAGKRTLLNQIYTELFITEGGTGQVNDEHEVRQIETASRKPHGPETTIRQEDIFKASPGRDEPIRTVMTKGVAGIGKTVLTQKFTLDWAEDKAHQDIQFIFPFTFRELNVLREKRFSLVELVHHFFPETKEAGICRFEEFRVLFILDGLDESRLPLDFTNNEILTDATKSTSVDVLLTNLIRRKLLPSAHLWITTRPAAANQISPECVDMVTEVRGFTDEQKEEYFRKRFRDEEQARRIISHIKTSRSLHIMCHIPVFCWITATVLEDVMKTREEGQLPKTLTQMYIHFLVVQSKVKTIKYDGGAESDPHWTPESRKMIVSLGKLAFEQLQKGNLIFYQSDLTECGIDIRAASVYSGVFTQIFKEERGLYQDKVFCFVHLSVQEFLAALHVHLTFIKSGVNLLSEKQTTSWWSKVFRDRDPELTHLHQSAVDKALQSPNGHLDLFLRFLLGLSLQTNQTLLRGLLTQTGSGSQTNQVTVKYIKKKIEETPSAEKSINLFHCLNELNYRSLVDQIRQSLSSGSLSTDELSPAQWSALGFILLSSEKDLDVFDLKKFSASEKALLRLLPVVKASNKALLSGCNLSERSCEALSSVLRSQSSSLRELDLSNNNLQDSGMKLLSAGLESPHCALETLRLSGCLITEEGCASLASALRSNPSHLRELDLSYNHPGDSGVKLLSAGLEDPHCRLDTVRVEPAGVRWLRPGLRKYSCELWTLDTNTVNRNIKLSDNNRMMTYEKEDQSYPDHPDRFDHWPQLLCGTGLTGRCYWEVECRGGVNVSVSYRRIKRKGDSKECLFGGNDQSWRLNCSVDGHYSVRHNNRETSISSSSSSSSSSSSSVSHRVGVYVDCPAGTLSFYRVSSDSLIHLHTFNTTFTEPLYPGFGLWSWSGSSVSLCPP